From Brassica rapa cultivar Chiifu-401-42 chromosome A06, CAAS_Brap_v3.01, whole genome shotgun sequence:
TCTTTAGCCATAAAGACAAGAAGTATCCCACAGGGACTCGAACCAACAGAGCAACAAAAGTAGGGTTTTGGAAAGCCACTGGAAGAGATAAGGCTATATACTTGAGGCATAGTCTTGTTGGTATGAGGAAAACACTTGTGTTTTACAAGGGAAGAGCCCCAAATGGACAAAAATCCGATTGGATCATGCATGAATACCGCTTAGAAACTGATGAAAATGGAACTCCTCAGGTACTATATCGACCCTACAACATAGCTTCCCTTTacactttattttctttttgtatatgCTAAATCTCTAATCTCTCCCGGCCCATCATACGATATTTGGTTGTAGGAAGAAGGATGGGTCGTGTGTAGGGTTTTCAAGAAGAGACTAGCTGCAGTTAGACGAATGGGAGATTATGACTCATCGCCTTCACATTGGTATGGAGATCAGCTCTCTTTTATGGCCTCTGAGCTCGAGACAAACGGGCCACGGCGGATCCTCCCCAATCAGCAGCAGCACCACCAGTACGAGCACCAACAGCAGTTACCATATGGCCTCAATGCATCTGCTTACATTCTCAATAATCCTAACTTGCAATGCAAGCAAGAGCTAGAGCTACAATACAACCACCTGGTACAACATGATCTTCTTCATGAATCCCCTTTAtcattaattcaacttcctcaGCTTGAAAGCCCTAATATCCAACAAGCTTATAGTAGCAACTCTCTTCCTTACGGAACAAGCAACAACGATAATAACTCGAGTGAGATTGCTAACTTGCAGCAGTCAAATCTCGCACATGAAGAGCAAATTAATCAAGGGAATCAGAGTTTCAGCTCTCTATACATGAATAGCGGGAACCAGCAAGCGATGGACCAAGTCACAGACTGGCGAGTTCTCGATAAATTTGTTGCTTCCCAGCTCAGCAACGAGGATGCGGCCACAACTTCTGCTTCTCTACAGAAGAATGCCAAGGACACAAGCAACGTGGAGTGCCAAGTTgatgaagaaaaaaatcagaagAGGGTTTCAGACATGGGAGACGAATATGCCGCTTCTACATCTTCGAGTTGTCAGATTGATCTATGGAAGTAAGCAAAAAGAGAAGACTTTATCATATAaatgcatatatacatatatctatataCGTACACGCGAACACTAATCAAGTGTAGAGATGATGATGGTAcagatttatattttgtttgattgattCTTACTACATTATTGAacttatatatgttatatgaaTATGTACATGGCGTATCGATGCATACATACTTGTACTCGATATGATTAACCATATATACTCTAATCTAAGTCATGTAACTCCAATATTTTCTAGTAAACAGTTGTACCTTAATTATTATTTGTCATATTCTCACTGTACTATATAGACAACTCAATTTGTTCTTTAGAAGTGCACCATATTAAAGTTGAAAATCAAGATTCTTGAATTTCATATTCTGGACAATAATGCTTGAATTATGTATTTATTAAACATGTCCAATAGTATTAACACACAATCTACAAGTCATAAGTATATATAGCAAATTCAGAATATGTATTCAAATAAGACATGTGGTCTGACCACTTACCGGAGTTGTGTTTATGGGGATAATAACCCCAAGGAAGCTTGAAGGATATGTATAACCATAAAtagtgaaaaataaaatggaGAAGAGAATGTGGCTTGAAG
This genomic window contains:
- the LOC103872020 gene encoding NAC domain-containing protein 7 isoform X1 → MILFPICLMLFSYKQVTNLSRRQRMNSFSLVPPGFRFHPTDEELVDYYLRKKVASNRIEIDFIKDIDLYKIEPWDLQDLCKIGHEEQSDWYFFSHKDKKYPTGTRTNRATKVGFWKATGRDKAIYLRHSLVGMRKTLVFYKGRAPNGQKSDWIMHEYRLETDENGTPQEEGWVVCRVFKKRLAAVRRMGDYDSSPSHWYGDQLSFMASELETNGPRRILPNQQQHHQYEHQQQLPYGLNASAYILNNPNLQCKQELELQYNHLVQHDLLHESPLSLIQLPQLESPNIQQAYSSNSLPYGTSNNDNNSSEIANLQQSNLAHEEQINQGNQSFSSLYMNSGNQQAMDQVTDWRVLDKFVASQLSNEDAATTSASLQKNAKDTSNVECQVDEEKNQKRVSDMGDEYAASTSSSCQIDLWK
- the LOC103872020 gene encoding NAC domain-containing protein 7 isoform X3 — its product is MILFPICLMLFSYKQVTNLSRRQRMNSFSLVPPGFRFHPTDEELVDYYLRKKVASNRIEIDFIKDIDLYKIEPWDLQDLCKIGHEEQSDWYFFSHKDKKYPTGTRTNRATKVGFWKATGRDKAIYLRHSLVGMRKTLVFYKGRAPNGQKSDWIMHEYRLETDENGTPQEEGWVVCRVFKKRLAAVRRMGDYDSSPSHWYGDQLSFMASELETNGPRRILPNQQQHHQYEHQQQLPYGLNASAYILNNPNLQCKQELELQYNHLQSNLAHEEQINQGNQSFSSLYMNSGNQQAMDQVTDWRVLDKFVASQLSNEDAATTSASLQKNAKDTSNVECQVDEEKNQKRVSDMGDEYAASTSSSCQIDLWK
- the LOC103872020 gene encoding NAC domain-containing protein 7 isoform X2 encodes the protein MNSFSLVPPGFRFHPTDEELVDYYLRKKVASNRIEIDFIKDIDLYKIEPWDLQDLCKIGHEEQSDWYFFSHKDKKYPTGTRTNRATKVGFWKATGRDKAIYLRHSLVGMRKTLVFYKGRAPNGQKSDWIMHEYRLETDENGTPQEEGWVVCRVFKKRLAAVRRMGDYDSSPSHWYGDQLSFMASELETNGPRRILPNQQQHHQYEHQQQLPYGLNASAYILNNPNLQCKQELELQYNHLVQHDLLHESPLSLIQLPQLESPNIQQAYSSNSLPYGTSNNDNNSSEIANLQQSNLAHEEQINQGNQSFSSLYMNSGNQQAMDQVTDWRVLDKFVASQLSNEDAATTSASLQKNAKDTSNVECQVDEEKNQKRVSDMGDEYAASTSSSCQIDLWK